A stretch of Miscanthus floridulus cultivar M001 chromosome 13, ASM1932011v1, whole genome shotgun sequence DNA encodes these proteins:
- the LOC136501553 gene encoding uncharacterized protein isoform X1 — protein sequence MQVYWAERKLDQSIRLSIADMQKNESMIIAAAYFWSDTTNTFMFGHGPATPTLADVHMLTGLDISTADEGSIYGRKPEYRVNTRNIGGWTGYIQEYQKTGTPSQREHATFLNMWLEKFIFCGRSVGPTNAFLPAAELLANGVRFPLGRYLLSSTYHLLHQVSQKLLLGEPIGNLGGPWWFINMWLNAHMHKRLQWDFFAQQFPREIAEDYVLGDDESATRSPLNFGEAIIVLPGTEANEDQIGRFFQSFYNGLSRDHRAWVPYIDEENRFPLLFNFADDTLNQDNELMMAIITPRAIPVNTFGSGKNTNITYEFYNPSAVSRQLAFGQLPIKLCFADVIKPRETITCGTDWNKVVQLSPDADTTDVDISTWTPISFITESYKQWWREWKEQLFATSAHTYRHMIDSEYTIPDDAVNHPAPSVSKSGKPFNLRPISPTSPIGYNAPTLAALTHQKIRTKTITSKSKLAISRATPSAAATTLVKAFKGVRAATGSSSAIPPISSTTPSEQQLGTSANVPDAQASQPTSVDAPQPIVTDVQAKRKASTDTEAQPKRQRSMPIPTSAPMSSVIIPQEPTTDEVIEDIPSASSADPHDILQVAPSSQAQEIALKREQDSPNSLFSFAIDISDDDGEETSSSLALGTISAETKSKLETLLNLLQQSTAQLVDDSDPAKAIFKTIRGQVPADVEEILFPAAHLESRQLQYQRAAQRIADRAAQAQLKGEMLQLKQIADEKHKGIVNLQTSGAALKQKILDLSARKAALLAELKEIDAALTHAQQEESQLPNAVKALQQERDIQARKALAMKKKLKPVEGAADDDIKEMEEADQIRLRAILAIQSLLNV from the exons atgcaagtatactgggcagaacgaaagttagaccaatctatcaggctctctattgccgatatgcagaaaaatgaatcaatgataattgcagctgcttatttctggtcagatacgaccaatacttttatgtttggacatggcccagctactcctacccttgccgatgtccacatgcttactggcttggacatctcaactgccgatgaaggctccatctatggtagaaagcctgaatatagagtgaatacccgtaacatcggcggttggacaggatatattcaagaataccagaaaaccgggacacctagccagagggaacatgccacattcctgaatatgtggttagaaaaatttatcttctgtggtcgatcagtaggaccaaccaacgccttcctccctgcagctgaacttctggctaatggcgtaaggtttcctcttggccgataccttctgagctccacttatcatcttcttcaccaagtgtctcagaaacttctgcttggcgaacccatcggcaacctgggaggcccgtggtggttcatcaacatgtggctgaatgcccatatgcacaaacgtttgcaatgggacttttttgctcaacaattcccacgagaaattgccgaagattatgtgctcggggatgatgaatcggcaacacgctcacccctcaattttggtgaagccataattgtccttcctggaacagaagccaacgaagaccaaatcggcagattctttcaaagcttctataatggtctttctcgtgatcatagggcctgggtgccttatatcgacgaagaaaacagattcccccttcttttcaactttgccgatgacactctgaatcaagataatgagctcatgatggctatcatcactcccagggcaattccagtaaacacattcggcagcgggaaaaacaccaacattacatatgaattttacaacccatcggcagtatcccgccaattggcttttgggcaactgccaatcaaactctgctttgccgatgtgatcaaacccagggaaacaatcacctgcggaacagactggaacaaggtagtacaactttctcctgatgccgataccacagatgttgatatatccacttggacaccaatatctttcatcaccgagtcatacaagcaatggtggcgagagtggaaagagcaactgttcgcgacttctgctcacacatatcggcacatgatcgattctgaatataccatccctgacgacgcg gttaaccacccagcaccatcggtgagcaaaagtgggaaacccttcaacctccggcctatttccccaacatcgccgatcggctacaacgctcccaccttagccgctttgacccaccagaagattcgtaccaagaccatcacttctaagtccaaattggctatatctagggctactccatcggccgctgctacaaccttggtcaaagcctttaag ggggtaagagctgctactggatcatcatcggcaattccgccgatatcaagcaccactccttcagag caacaattgggtacatcggcaaacgtaccagatgcccaagcttcacaaccaacaagtgtcgatgccccccagccgatcgttaccgatgtccaagcaaagcgcaaagcttcaacagatactgaagcacagccaaaacgacaaaggtctatgccgatccctacatctgccccaatgtcatcggtcatcatacctcaagagcctaccaccgatgaagtcatagaggatatcccatcggcaagctcagccgatccacacgacatactccaggttgctccctccagtcaagcacaggaaattgccttgaaacgg gaacaagattccccgaacagcctattttcctttgccattgacatttctgacgacgatggagaggaaacaagttcttcccttgcactgggaacaatatcggcagaaactaaatccaagttggaaaccctcctgaacttgctacagcaaagtaccgcccaactggtagatgactcggaccccgcaaaggcaatcttcaaaacaattcgtggccaggtccctgccgatgttgaagaaatactcttcccagcagctcacttagaaagccgtcaactgcaatatcaacgggctgctcagcgcattgccgatagagcagctcaagctcaacttaaaggagagatgctacaactgaaacaaatcgctgatgagaagcacaagggcatcgtcaacttgcagacttcgggtgctgcacttaagcagaaaatcttggatctatcggcaaggaaagcagctctattggctgaattgaaagaaattgatgcagccttaactcatgctcaacaagaagaaagccagctacccaatgccgtcaaagcccttcagcaagaaagagatatccaagctcgcaaagctttagccatgaagaagaaactcaagcctgtggagggtgctgccgatgacgatatcaaagaaatggaagaagccgaccagattcgcctgcgtgcgatattagctatccaatccttgctgaacgtgtaa
- the LOC136501553 gene encoding uncharacterized protein isoform X2: protein MQVYWAERKLDQSIRLSIADMQKNESMIIAAAYFWSDTTNTFMFGHGPATPTLADVHMLTGLDISTADEGSIYGRKPEYRVNTRNIGGWTGYIQEYQKTGTPSQREHATFLNMWLEKFIFCGRSVGPTNAFLPAAELLANGVRFPLGRYLLSSTYHLLHQVSQKLLLGEPIGNLGGPWWFINMWLNAHMHKRLQWDFFAQQFPREIAEDYVLGDDESATRSPLNFGEAIIVLPGTEANEDQIGRFFQSFYNGLSRDHRAWVPYIDEENRFPLLFNFADDTLNQDNELMMAIITPRAIPVNTFGSGKNTNITYEFYNPSAVSRQLAFGQLPIKLCFADVIKPRETITCGTDWNKVVQLSPDADTTDVDISTWTPISFITESYKQWWREWKEQLFATSAHTYRHMIDSEYTIPDDAVNHPAPSVSKSGKPFNLRPISPTSPIGYNAPTLAALTHQKIRTKTITSKSKLAISRATPSAAATTLVKAFKGVRAATGSSSAIPPISSTTPSEQQLGTSANVPDAQASQPTSVDAPQPIVTDVQAKRKASTDTEAQPKRQRSMPIPTSAPMSSVIIPQEPTTDEVIEDIPSASSADPHDILQEQDSPNSLFSFAIDISDDDGEETSSSLALGTISAETKSKLETLLNLLQQSTAQLVDDSDPAKAIFKTIRGQVPADVEEILFPAAHLESRQLQYQRAAQRIADRAAQAQLKGEMLQLKQIADEKHKGIVNLQTSGAALKQKILDLSARKAALLAELKEIDAALTHAQQEESQLPNAVKALQQERDIQARKALAMKKKLKPVEGAADDDIKEMEEADQIRLRAILAIQSLLNV, encoded by the exons atgcaagtatactgggcagaacgaaagttagaccaatctatcaggctctctattgccgatatgcagaaaaatgaatcaatgataattgcagctgcttatttctggtcagatacgaccaatacttttatgtttggacatggcccagctactcctacccttgccgatgtccacatgcttactggcttggacatctcaactgccgatgaaggctccatctatggtagaaagcctgaatatagagtgaatacccgtaacatcggcggttggacaggatatattcaagaataccagaaaaccgggacacctagccagagggaacatgccacattcctgaatatgtggttagaaaaatttatcttctgtggtcgatcagtaggaccaaccaacgccttcctccctgcagctgaacttctggctaatggcgtaaggtttcctcttggccgataccttctgagctccacttatcatcttcttcaccaagtgtctcagaaacttctgcttggcgaacccatcggcaacctgggaggcccgtggtggttcatcaacatgtggctgaatgcccatatgcacaaacgtttgcaatgggacttttttgctcaacaattcccacgagaaattgccgaagattatgtgctcggggatgatgaatcggcaacacgctcacccctcaattttggtgaagccataattgtccttcctggaacagaagccaacgaagaccaaatcggcagattctttcaaagcttctataatggtctttctcgtgatcatagggcctgggtgccttatatcgacgaagaaaacagattcccccttcttttcaactttgccgatgacactctgaatcaagataatgagctcatgatggctatcatcactcccagggcaattccagtaaacacattcggcagcgggaaaaacaccaacattacatatgaattttacaacccatcggcagtatcccgccaattggcttttgggcaactgccaatcaaactctgctttgccgatgtgatcaaacccagggaaacaatcacctgcggaacagactggaacaaggtagtacaactttctcctgatgccgataccacagatgttgatatatccacttggacaccaatatctttcatcaccgagtcatacaagcaatggtggcgagagtggaaagagcaactgttcgcgacttctgctcacacatatcggcacatgatcgattctgaatataccatccctgacgacgcg gttaaccacccagcaccatcggtgagcaaaagtgggaaacccttcaacctccggcctatttccccaacatcgccgatcggctacaacgctcccaccttagccgctttgacccaccagaagattcgtaccaagaccatcacttctaagtccaaattggctatatctagggctactccatcggccgctgctacaaccttggtcaaagcctttaag ggggtaagagctgctactggatcatcatcggcaattccgccgatatcaagcaccactccttcagag caacaattgggtacatcggcaaacgtaccagatgcccaagcttcacaaccaacaagtgtcgatgccccccagccgatcgttaccgatgtccaagcaaagcgcaaagcttcaacagatactgaagcacagccaaaacgacaaaggtctatgccgatccctacatctgccccaatgtcatcggtcatcatacctcaagagcctaccaccgatgaagtcatagaggatatcccatcggcaagctcagccgatccacacgacatactccag gaacaagattccccgaacagcctattttcctttgccattgacatttctgacgacgatggagaggaaacaagttcttcccttgcactgggaacaatatcggcagaaactaaatccaagttggaaaccctcctgaacttgctacagcaaagtaccgcccaactggtagatgactcggaccccgcaaaggcaatcttcaaaacaattcgtggccaggtccctgccgatgttgaagaaatactcttcccagcagctcacttagaaagccgtcaactgcaatatcaacgggctgctcagcgcattgccgatagagcagctcaagctcaacttaaaggagagatgctacaactgaaacaaatcgctgatgagaagcacaagggcatcgtcaacttgcagacttcgggtgctgcacttaagcagaaaatcttggatctatcggcaaggaaagcagctctattggctgaattgaaagaaattgatgcagccttaactcatgctcaacaagaagaaagccagctacccaatgccgtcaaagcccttcagcaagaaagagatatccaagctcgcaaagctttagccatgaagaagaaactcaagcctgtggagggtgctgccgatgacgatatcaaagaaatggaagaagccgaccagattcgcctgcgtgcgatattagctatccaatccttgctgaacgtgtaa